The window AGCAAGTCATTTATGTTCTGTTCAAATTTTACCTTTGTGTAAGTTCCGCAGAGCTGTTTCTTCATTTCTATTGACTCACCTGCTGCAAGGAACATTCTTGTTTTTCCGCGGGCAGTGTCAAACCTTATAAGATTAACATGTCCCTCTTTCATTACAAACCCTGCAGTTACACCTTTACCTCCGGCAAAATAAGTATCCAGTGTTCTTTCACTCTTTCCGTCCCACAGATTAGCCGGTGCAACACCGCAATGCCACATAAGAGCAAAATCTTCCTGGAGATCAACTTGTGAAAGGTCTGCAAGGAATGGTGTTTCAGCACCCAATGCAGCTCCTGCCAACATGGATAGAGCACCTTCAACGTCACCCTCACAGGATAAAATTATTCCTTTTGATTGAAGAATAGACATTGCTGCACAAGGTGAAATTCCGTAATTTGCTGCAAATTCCGGCCAGCATCTTACTGCTACTGCCGTAAGGCCATTTTTCTCAACAAACTTAGTAGCACTTACACAAAGCTGAGCAACTTTTTTAACCTGTGTATCATTTACTTCCTTACATATGAATAAAGAGCGGACTTCCTTTTCTTCTTCTTCAATTTCAACATCTGTAACAGGCTGTGAAAACATATCAGCAATTTCATAATGGTCTATCAAAATGCCTGTTTTCTGATAGATATCCATGTCATCAACACCAACATTAAAGAATCCGTGTGCACGATAGCCTACAAGTCCTACCCTTGCATTTTGGAGAGCAACCTTTACTCTCAAGGCATCTACCCATTTTTCGTCAATGCTGTCTCCTATAGTGCAGGAGTAGTCATCCTTTCCTGTCTTATAAAGATTGGAAGCATTGAGGTTCAAACCGCAGACAGCATTCAGACGAATTTTACCGCCGTCGTAAGGAAGCTCATTGTACGCCCAGAGTAAAAATGGCTTTTTAATGTATTTTGCAAAAATCAAGGCCAGATGTCCTAAATGGAAAGTACCGCTTATTATAACAACACCATCTACATTTGCTGCTAAAAGCTTAACCGCTGCATCTTCTGCATCTTGTATTTCAATTACGCATTCTTCAATAAACGTATAGTCCACATCAGGCAGCTTTTTCAAGTCTTCAATTGTTTTTGTATACATTGCCTGTGCTGTCTTGTATTCATAAGTAGTTCTGGTCAGACAAACAACTCCAAGTTTAACTTTTTGTTTCATAGTATCTCCCATCTACGCATACAGCGTTCGTAATATTATTCTTTTGCTGTACCATCCCAAGCATTTCTGAATACACCTAATCCATATGCTGTAAAAGGATGCTCAAAGCTTGCCTTGTATACATCCAGTCCACAGGTTACAATGTCTGCACCCAGGGCTGCGAAATCACCGATTTGCTTACCGTTTCTTACTGCTGCAACAATTATTTCAGTATCAAAGCCGTAGTTTCTGTATATATCAATAATGTCAGAAATATAATCTATTGAGTTGTCACCGCTGTTTTCCTTCCAGCCTACGAAAGGTGAAACAAACTTAGCTCCAAGTTTTCCTACAGGAATTGCCTGTGATGGAGAAAATACCAGTGTAACGTTTGTTCTTATTCCCATTTTTTCAAGCTTTTTAGCGGCAATCAGTCCCTGTTCTGTACAAGGAAGCTTTATTACGTAGTTTGGTGAATAAGATGCGACTTCCTTAGCTGCTTCAACTATATCCTCCCACTTATCATGATGTGGATTGATTTCGAAGGATACTGGAAACTTATCCATACCCTCAATTCCTTCTTCCTTTATCCATGCTGCTACATCTTTAACAACCTGCATAAAAGGCTTTCCGCTTAATTGAATATGTTTTGGGTTAGTTGTAACACCATCAATAC of the Ruminiclostridium papyrosolvens DSM 2782 genome contains:
- a CDS encoding L-fucose/L-arabinose isomerase family protein; its protein translation is MKQKVKLGVVCLTRTTYEYKTAQAMYTKTIEDLKKLPDVDYTFIEECVIEIQDAEDAAVKLLAANVDGVVIISGTFHLGHLALIFAKYIKKPFLLWAYNELPYDGGKIRLNAVCGLNLNASNLYKTGKDDYSCTIGDSIDEKWVDALRVKVALQNARVGLVGYRAHGFFNVGVDDMDIYQKTGILIDHYEIADMFSQPVTDVEIEEEEKEVRSLFICKEVNDTQVKKVAQLCVSATKFVEKNGLTAVAVRCWPEFAANYGISPCAAMSILQSKGIILSCEGDVEGALSMLAGAALGAETPFLADLSQVDLQEDFALMWHCGVAPANLWDGKSERTLDTYFAGGKGVTAGFVMKEGHVNLIRFDTARGKTRMFLAAGESIEMKKQLCGTYTKVKFEQNINDLLNTVTETGVAHHLAMLYGEYRDVLRLAAKMMNYEVIE
- a CDS encoding transaldolase family protein, which encodes MKYFLDSAKLDEIKYAYENFCIDGVTTNPKHIQLSGKPFMQVVKDVAAWIKEEGIEGMDKFPVSFEINPHHDKWEDIVEAAKEVASYSPNYVIKLPCTEQGLIAAKKLEKMGIRTNVTLVFSPSQAIPVGKLGAKFVSPFVGWKENSGDNSIDYISDIIDIYRNYGFDTEIIVAAVRNGKQIGDFAALGADIVTCGLDVYKASFEHPFTAYGLGVFRNAWDGTAKE